The Drosophila bipectinata strain 14024-0381.07 chromosome 3L, DbipHiC1v2, whole genome shotgun sequence region ataaaaatagaacatatatttttggcaGTTTCAAGACTGAATGGTATGCGGAACCCAAACGCCACCGCTGAGTCAGAAACCAATTATTTTCTCTGCGTGTATATAAAACCGCTAGTATTCAGAGCAGTCGTGTGCCTAAGTCTGGCTGATAAGAGAAAGGCAAGTACTCATTAAAAGTGCCTGGTAAAATAACAGATATAAATGGTTTTTTTCCAGGCTATGGCCAAACAGTTGATGGCACGCTGCGCACTATCAAGGAGTAAGTAGCGCTGGAGAAAGGTGTTACCCTCCGAATTTATAAATCTATAAAATTATGCAGTGAATTGGCGAAATACCTTGTTTTTTCTTCTGACACTACTAACGATGCGTCGTGCTAGGAGCGAGGATGACCTGGTGGTGGCTCCTGCACCCGACGATGATCGTGATGCCGAAATCTCCGAAGATCAGTACGACATGTATAATAATACTCAGATCAATGTTTGCCGCAACATCGCTGATGGTGTTTATCTTCCCTATGTCGGGGACTGTGCGAAGTATATTGAGTGCCAGAGTAAGTCAAAATTTAGCCTTACTCCATTTTGCGAATTATGGACTATTTTAATTACAGCTTGTATTAATCCCAAAAGTTGTAACTAAGTATTCAATTTCACTCCCTCTTTTAGACGGCACCATACACGAAATCGGTAGTTGTCAGGAAATCGAGGAGAAGTCACCGTACCTTTGCCAGGATCCGGAGCTACCGTGCGAATTGGGCTTCGATCCTGTGTTCCAGGTGTGCACCTGGAGGAGCATGGTCCAGTGCTTACCCACATGCGAGCCATTCGCGATGAGCAGCTTCTGCTACGATAACACCTGTTCCAAATACGTCCTCTGTTACTACGGCCGTCCAGTGCTCCGGGAGTGCCACGACAACCTCCAGTACAATAACGCCACCGATCGTTGCGACTTTCCACAGTACGTGGACTGCGTGGCCAACGACTGCTCAGCCACCGACCAGCCGGAGAATATAATTTATCTAGCCAGCAAGGCCTCCTGCTCCAAGTATTTCGTCTGCTCCAACGGCCGCCCCTGGGAACAGGAGTGCGCTCCCGGCTTGGCCTACAATCCTGATTGCGAGTGCTGCGACTTCGAAGAGCATGTGAATTGCACGGTTAGTTAgctaatattaatattaacaggacccaactttttttaattatttttcttatcttCCAGATCGAAGCGAAGGTCAGGAACATTAAGCCTTACTCCCGCTCACCGTTGCGACGTGCGGACATCACTTGCCCAAAAGAAGGAGTCTTTTTCTACCAGCATAAATCGCGTAAGGACGCCTACTACTACTGCGTTGATGGTCGTGGTGTTACTTTGGACTGTACGCCAGGACTGTACTACGATCCCAAGGTGCAGGATTGTCGCGAGCTCCAAAACATTGGCCACTAACATtaagagttaaaattttaaaaaaatataaacactgacaaaaaattaaagtcaaataaaaattgtaaacattgttttttatgctgtgtcatttattttatatctcttatctttttattttcaaatttatcaTCCACATTTTAAGCTCAGGTTGAGCGCAAAAACGTTGACATCTTGAATCTATAGAGTCCATATGGTATAGATTtccaatttcaaaaatgtatgTACTAATgagaaatataaaaagatttttatacatattaaactgaaacaaaattgatcaaacatttttgtaattttaaaaaatgcgCGGCATTCTCGCTATAAGACTTTATTCATAATGGTTTATACGGTAATATTcagaaacaatttttattcattCACAATGGCGCGCATGTCTCGCGAGTTTTAAGAGAATTATCTGAGAAAAGCGGAGAGGATAatttagagagagagagagagagaatgaAAGCACACCCCCtgaatatacagaaaacaaaaacaaaacactttcTGCCTCGCTCGCCCACTTTACACTTCCCGAAATTGTTGAAGTATTTCTGTTTGTTAGAAGCTACTTAAGATAAATGTGTACtgtaataatataaaaatcttGCAGTATTTTCTCAAGGTACTGGGGACACAAccaaaagcaaaaattaaGGGAGTACCACTTATAAGGAAATATTTTGCAACAGCCCGAAATTTTTTCCAGTTTTGCTCTGATGAAAACACTGTGAACCGAGGGGGGCAAAGAGTTTCTGCCAAATCCGTGAAAGTGAAAACGAGCACGGTGCTCGTCCAGCTGCATTTACAATTCAGTTGGCTTTGAGTCCTTGCTACATTCGTATCGAATTCGGATCCGGAGTCAGAATTGCATCCCCGTCCCTTCCATCCGCCAGTTCCTTCACGGAAGGCTGAGCAGATACAGTAGCTCGAAGAGCTTgcagtttaaactttaaggcGAATTCGAAGTCCGTGTGAGTTAGAAGCCAGATTTGATGGAAATATTCAATTCCAACGCGGTTCCGTTACTTGAAAAGTGTGCTGGCTGGTCCTGTCGGGTCGGGTGAGCGCCCAAGGACTTCTGCCAGAGCTGCAAAAACACGACCAGGCAGAAACAATATGTGTGCAATAACAAGAAACGTGACAGCAACGTGCCAATAGGCGAAGGCATTGAAAAGCTGACAGAAAAGTATTCGGACATCCTAAGAAAATATTGCAGGTAAACGAAAGCCAACAATCAGGTGCTGAATTGACATGCACTTGAAAACAACCCACAAGCCATCAAACGCATACATACAGTCATGTTTATATAAAATCTtgtatatacatttttgtatatatgtatgtacatatacatacatatgtgatGCATATGTACTTaattcatacatatatatgcacatatattgcaTCGCATTGCTCATACGCAGCGTACGCCATCAAGTGGGCAGGGATTTTTTCATTCTTGTGGATTGGACGAGGAGACATGAGGACAGATATTCTATGctgcctgccagccagccagccagccattgCACGCCCTCGGCCCCTACTCTTTATTCAGATTTAATCGCCAGCCCGACCGCTTCTTCACTGTAGTCTCGCGAATGAAACAAATTCACTTCCCGCCAACCAGAAGGGCACGAGGGAGCGAACGGCGAAGAGCAGGAACGGCACAAAGGTTAACAGCGAAAGCAGCAAGTGAGAGTAAAAGAGTAAAATGGGGATGATGGCCGCGCTTTAAAGTTTACaatttctgttttgttttggcaTCTTTTTTCGATGACGCATAGATGGCTGGCGGGCTGAAGCAAACATTTATGAAGCGATCGGGCAAAGtttgaaaaacaatttttcggaCATCcgccaaaataaaataaatagtacAAATTCCCGCGCTTCTGTTTGACTTggaaaagtttattttatttatattcccAACAAATACATAGCCATTGGCTGAAACGAATTTTATGCaattgaaaaaatgaaatctaATCACTTATTCCCAGTTCCCTAACaagtttattaataaatatgcTTGTGCGTATATCCCGACACTATCAGCTTTATCTCTCCACGTTCAAATAGTTTTTCCGGTACGGAATTTGCCTCAAGCTCAAGTAAGCATTGGGGGCGCTCGGCTTTCAGCTGTTTCCGTGGTGTAGCGGTTATCACATCTGCCTAACACGCAGAAGGCCCCCGGTTCGATCCCGGGCGGAAACAGGAgaataactttttttcttttttccagaAGAGAAATACTTGAAAACAGTTTTAAATGTTGACTATTTAATATATAGCATAGTAATCAAGAAGTTTAAACTAAAATTAGTAACTTTATTTACATACTTAACAATCTATATGTTTAAGGGATTTTATAAAGTATGAAGATAAGAAGTCTTTATTAGAAAGTaggaaataaattatttaaatataattaaatcttTAGGTCTTTAAACATAGCATTATATTTATCATTACTGCATTGattgataaaaaaatgtacaaaacaaccaaaagataaaaaaaggGCGGTGCTTAGTAATTAACTTTACATAAAGGTACATAttcgttttattattttcagaaatattaaaactgaGTCCAGTTAAAcgttgaaatacatttttctgATATTTACGACTATTACgatatataaatacattttaggTTTTCAATTTATTGACTTTGAGGTGTAcattttatgcaaatattaattttttattttttataaaattaaaatgctaCAACTTTCTATGCTTTATTAAATTGTTAGCACTAATTTTACTaactataataaataaataaatttttatttttataaagttaataataaaaaagaaaaaaattatttgtaccTGTTTCCGCCCGGGATCGAACCGGGGGCCTTCTGCGTGTTAGGCAGATGTGATAACCGCTACACCACGGAAACAGCTGAAAGCTTGGACGTTCTGAGGGCACGTTCAGCCACAAAGCGCAAGCATACATCAGAAACACCAGAccgaaaatattattaaactGGTTCGTTCAGTGAATAAAATTTGAAAGTCTTGTCTGTCTATTTCAAGAGCAACTATTTCAAGGCGACCAAAAGACTGGGCCGTTTTTTGTTGAGGGTCTATGGTGTCGGGGTGGGGctgataaaataattatttttggtttcaTGATGGGGGTCCTATGAAATTGGTCGAGAGAGAGCAAAATTTTATTGGTACTTTGTTTATGATTTTTCTCGATGCTTTCTTTTAATTAACAGaagaaaatttatagtttgttTTGCATGTGTACTTGGAATTGGTATCTCTTGGGCGGGAAACTTGACCACTATAGGGGCCAACTGAGTTGAACCTTACCAAATGGCATCAAAACCTTCCTACAAACAAAAGGCAGGTCGAGGGACGCGATTGCACAAAGGATTCTCATTGAACGGAGGGTAGATGGGGTGtcatcccaaaaaaaaggggagtGGCGCCCAGCGagaaatgaaaacgaaatgaACCTATCAAAAGGTTGTCAAAATGTCtcgtttaaatatttttattgctcTGGCTTTAGcttgggtatttatttgcacTGAGCGCTCAGTTCTTTTCTCTGTGTCTTCATTGTATTGTGTAATTCGGCTCCTCTCGAAAACGTTCACGGTCGTTCAACTTTGAACCTGCTGTCAGATCCGGAAAGTTCCCGAATTAAAGCGTTTTTGTTATTAGAAGACTGTTAGGACCCTTCTTGCTCAAAGTTTCCCCAGAGTGTTTGTCCCATAATTCGAATAGTCTGagtgttatttaaaaaaaaatgtttccatCGGTGGAAGTggcgattttttgtccatccAGTGATTGACTAATACCGCAGCGACCACAAAGAAACTAGCGGAGGCACACACCGTGCCCGGAAAAGTTCAACGCCCAGCTAAGCGAGCTAAGaaccaaaaattgaaatacaGACGCCTGGAACAATGAAGCACTTTGTGGGTTTGGTGGGACATTTTTCTAAGCGGAGGGATAGTTCTTTAACAGTTCTATTGGAATCTCATTACTGTAgtacatttttttacattttacataaattttattttttttaatttatttgccatccagctttctataattcattatttgtattattagCTCGGATTAATTATTCATACAAATTTATAAAGTTTCATTTAGCAGTAAATAGAACAACATATtaaaggtatttttttttacaagttTTTGTTACTTTGCTTAGGAAAAcccataaaaaatgaaaatacagAGAAATGCACCTTATGGCTGTCCCTTCCGTTTGGGTGGCTTGGAGTCTTTGTGCAAATTGGTACGAGTTTGGTGTTTTGGGTCCTGTGGCTGCCAATGACACGGGAAGTGAAAGCGTTCAACGAATATTTTCCTCTTTTGAAGGGTTCCTTGACCAGGCAGGGTGTTGCCAAAACAACCTTTGTCCCTTGTTGCACTTTCAAAAGGGGAGGCACGACGAGGGTTGATGCTCCAGACCACAAGGACGAGAACGATTGTTTTCAAACAAGGAAGGCGACCGAGGTAAGGCAGCATCAGAAAAAGCGAAGCTCACGCTTCCTGTTGAAGCTTTTCGGGAAACAAACAGAGTAAAGTGCGAGTTTGGATGATTTCCGTCTGGCAGACACAAAGCCAAATGAGTCAGATGTGCTTTGTCTAGTCAAGGGGTGCCTCCTCCCATCGCGCACACGGCTTGAACTTCAAATAAGTTCTTAGCACGTATTACCACTGTCTTTCTGACTGTGAGTGCACCAAAAAATCTCAATGATAGGAAACATAAGtaaagaatttaaaacaaaatgtatCATTATGAAAATGGTCCATTGGATGTCTATAAAGTCTATACACAGTCACAAAGCTGGCAAATAAACATGCTTTGTGCGGCGAAACATTTTCAGAAACACTTTTGAGTGTCAAGATAcactttaaatttatattgtaATTATAATAGTTGAAAAGAAAAGCTTATGTTACAAAAATTAAGCATGAAAACTTTTTAAGAGTTCCAAataagatacatttttttagtgtatttattaaacaaatattgaTAACCAATTTTTTCATCCCTTGTAGAAGGATTCTGCGATGCATTTCTGGATTGACAAACGCTCGCAGCAATGCGGGTTCGGACGTTCCCGGGTGGCGGCCTCCCTGTCACACGCCGGAGGCGGTCTCAGCTACGCCCACCCGCCAAGGCGAAGTAAGACCACCAGCTGCAGCAGCCAGCCTGCAGTGCACCGATCCCTGCCCCAGACTCCCTACGACATCCAGCCAGGCACGAGCCGCCAGTCGCAATATGGCAACAACAACTTACTCCACGGCCAGCAGCAGAACCTGTTGCAACAACATTccagcaccagcaacaacaacaatgccaaCATGGGCACCAGCCATCTCACAACCACCGGAACAGCCActgccagcaacaacaacaacgccaGCGGAACCGCATCCTCTGCCGCTGTCCTCACCGGCAGCGGAACTATCATTCCCCTAGTGGCACGTGGCTCACACCACCACCCGCACAACACGCGACACCAGCCGAGGAGCCAGCAACAATTGgtgcagcaacatcagcaccAACAggcacagcagcaacatcagcctTACCAACACTACAGCTACCACCACCCACAGTTCGGCAACATGGCAGTGCCTGTGAGGCAGCATCAGCAGCCGTTGCCGCCGCAGCAGCCACATTCCGGGTACGTCTATGCGTGAGTGTCCTTGGGCTTATTGCTTATAGAACACACTTGATCAAACTGACCTACTAATACTTCTGATTCTCCTCAGGGACGATGGCTACAGCACCTACCATCACGCCCCCTCTCATCAGCAGCACAGTAGCAACTATATTAGCAGCGCCAGCAGCAACACCCGACAATCAAACGCGTATGCCACGCCCCGTCGCCACAACTCCAGCAGTAACATGCGACATCCTGCCACCGTGGCGGTATCCTCGACCCCAGCATCTGCACCAATCGCCTCGAATGCACCAACGGCAACTTCCCAAATCGTCCCGCAGACGACCCACAGCAATcagttgcagcagcaacaccacgCCCTGCTCCAGCACGCTGACTCCCAGCTGCTGCCTAGCCACTTGAAGTGCGGCATGTGTGCCTCTCTAGTCCTGGCCTCGGTGTTCGTGGCGGGAACCAAGTTCTACTTCGACCACCAAGGCACTGGCCTGGAGGTAATAATCTTCTGCGCCTTTTCTGCCACTTTCTTTCTAGCCGCCTGCCTGGTCAGCCTTTGCCGCATCCCCAAGGGCTTGCTCTCCAGCTCGGGTCGCACCGAGAGTCGGGCGGCAGTGTGCCACTCCCGCGGCATCCCGGGGACGAGACGCGGGTCAGGCGAGGATGGGACACCAGCGGCCGGTTGTTTGTTAGAGATGAGCGACGTGCGGTATCTGGAGGAGCGGCAAGGAGTCGCTGGGGACCCTGCGGTAGCCGCGGCTGGTCCGCCCCCTTACCATATAGCCATCTTGCTGCCGGAGCAGACGTCGGGGCCGTTGGGGAAACAACTGCCGCTGGACGAGTCGCCTCCACCATCCTACGACAAGATTCTCGTCTAGGCTCAGCGGAAACCAGCGGAAGAGAGCTATGGAACCTTGATCGCGGTCGTAGATACCCAATGCCAAAACTCTTGCTCAGTATTTTTCTAAAAGAATATCACATTTTTTATGGACATTTACACGGCATAGTTATATATCAGGAATACATATACGCATACacgaatatttaattttaagctCCGAGTAAAATATTTACACTTCTAAGCTCCGAACTAGATTCCAGTCACTTTCCCACTAGACCCCAGAACTTCTTCTACTGTCATTTTTGTTCTGTGATATGCTCAAGAGATCAATAATCATAAGCTATAACGACCGTACTTTTAATCATTAGCGACAACAAGCAAGCCAATGCAACGAGAAATAAACTTAGACATAAAGGATAACAGATACAGAGAGTAATCGCATTAAACAGCATTAAAGGAAACCTAAGAATCAAGTAAACAAATCATAGGCGCATTCAACTACCAAAGCCGAATGCCATATATTATGTGAATGAAGTAcatattcaataaaaatattaataagaaaaattaaaaagtaggtcttgtgttgttttttttagtgtataaactaaatattatataataaaactaTACAATGCAACAATCCAGTTGTATTCCAGTCCCAAAGACCCCAAGAATCATAGACACGTGCCCCAATCTAGTTCAAACCCCTTAAAAACTGCCTAAATGGAAGCAGCATCCACTTTAAACAAAATACTTAAATACAAAAGGACATATTTTTTCGGCAAAGtggaaatggaatttaaattaGCTGAATAGTACAAAACAGAGTTATTTATATTCGCACCGGAAAATTTAAAGTATACCAGTTGTTACATAATATTTGCATATGGTATGTTCTTCCTTTTGTCAGCTACAAACCTCTTCTGCCTTAGTTCCACCATCGTGGCAGCTACGTTACATATGTACGACAAAAGACATAGTCCTTCAAGAAGATACAAGACGAGATAGATCCGAGCAAAAAATGTACAGAATGATTTTTAGAATTTCATGTATCAATTTAAAATAGATGGTTTTAGAATATGTATACCTTTTATAAATGTATACCTCCTTCGTCTGAACCGCTCACATACTGCCAtaatttgtccgctattcaatccgtttttaatcttagGGCCCATTGTGACCAGCTTGTAGCTTTGGGTGACTTAAATATCCCAGAACAAAGGTGGTCTaatgtcgataactcaccatttTTATCATTCACCATGTTTGACATCCTAGGTCCAATTGACCATGTTAGAAGTTTGTTTGGTCGGCtattagacttatgttttgtatctgatcctgatagGACCATTCTTTCGAGCGCTTTGCTCCTTTGAAACCCAGAGGACCCATATCACCCCATGCTTGAGgtttcaatcgaaaccatATCTGGTATTCCCGCTTGGAATGGAACTAACTATTGAAATGTACATAATTAAAACTGGCTTGCTCAATGAAGTCTTGCAATTAGACaatctcctcatcccagcctaccactATACACTATACTACACTATTTTATCTCACCGGCGTTCCTTGAGATTGGCTTCGTGGCTAATCATTGTCTTAAAGCCGTCAGCTGATTCTAACAGAAGAATCTGTTAGATGGTTTGGTAAAAGGGCATCGTCATCTTCACCATCCAGAGATACAAATGAGAGTGACCCAGCGTATGATCGTTGATCGTATAGTTGGCACTAATTCAAAAGGTTCCGTCGTTGAAGTTGGCGTGTGAGAAGACCGCCTTAAGGGTCCATTGTGGTAAGTTACGTCAAAAAATAGGCAAtattgaataattatttaggacaaagaaaaaaacattggAACATTAAACTTTTCAGGTATATTTCTGATTCTTTAAagataattttgtaaaaattgcaaaaattgCGATTAATTTCCGGAAGCAGATCGTCCCCGTAGGCCAATGCACGAAACAGAATCGCCGCTGGCAACTCGTCTACAGATCTCACCTTCTTTGGTTTGTTTGGGTTATGCATTTTAAACACCGAACATGATCGTTTCCGTTTGTCCATGTCTTCCTTCCTCAGTTCGACTGCATAGCCCTTCTCTAGCATGCTGTTTATATGGTATAACTCTGCTTTGTTAAACGTTACTCTTAGGCAGGGATTTTCTTCAAAGCATTTTTATAGCTTtcaggaaaagtgtggaaaatttgtttctcCAGGGAATCCCAACTTGATAAAGTCCGTCTATCTTAGTGCAGGCCTCTTTTACTGTCTGGGGGGCTCTAAAGTCGTGGTGTAGCTATTTTGTTATTATCCTTGCCAATGAATATGGTTGATTTTACGTTTCGGTACGATTTTATGGGGATTCCCTGAACATATGTGTATCTTTTATTCAATGGTTCTTCATCGAGTATTTTCTTCGTAGGCTCAGGTTTTTTAATGTTAAGCCAATAGGTGCGATTGCCATCCACTGCAGAAATCGTAGCGTTGAGACTGTTTGGTCCATTGCATACAGATTGGTTAAGAAATACCCTTCGTGTGTAGGTGCTTGAAGAATGCTTCGACAATAAAAATGACGTAAAAATTATAcgacgtaccaaatttcataaggatcggccgactatatcctatagctgccatatatctgaacaatcggaaatgacccaactttgtttttgaagatagaaagttgtaacttcgtacatatgtattctatctttggtcagttgatccgacctaccaaatttcataaggatcggccgactatatcgtatagcggccttataactgaacgatcggaaatggtatttggtaaaaatacaaactttggtttttcgaagatggaagcttgggactttttttttgttttgcattgGAATAAactggttatattatgatattctcataaggattggccaactatatcctatttttgcgatatacacTATTAtcgcttttaactgcaagggtacatcaactttggctccgccctaATTTTGCTTTtcgttcttctttttttttattttgggtagTAAATTATTAGCAGGAAAATGAAATATCAACATTAGACTGGCCAGGCAATAGTCCTGATTTCAATCCGATTCAAAATCTTTGgcatattttaaaagtta contains the following coding sequences:
- the LOC108129076 gene encoding chondroitin proteoglycan-2, with protein sequence MARCALSRMNWRNTLFFLLTLLTMRRARSEDDLVVAPAPDDDRDAEISEDQYDMYNNTQINVCRNIADGVYLPYVGDCAKYIECQNGTIHEIGSCQEIEEKSPYLCQDPELPCELGFDPVFQVCTWRSMVQCLPTCEPFAMSSFCYDNTCSKYVLCYYGRPVLRECHDNLQYNNATDRCDFPQYVDCVANDCSATDQPENIIYLASKASCSKYFVCSNGRPWEQECAPGLAYNPDCECCDFEEHVNCTIEAKVRNIKPYSRSPLRRADITCPKEGVFFYQHKSRKDAYYYCVDGRGVTLDCTPGLYYDPKVQDCRELQNIGH
- the LOC108129086 gene encoding probable serine/threonine-protein kinase tsuA; the protein is MHFWIDKRSQQCGFGRSRVAASLSHAGGGLSYAHPPRRSKTTSCSSQPAVHRSLPQTPYDIQPGTSRQSQYGNNNLLHGQQQNLLQQHSSTSNNNNANMGTSHLTTTGTATASNNNNASGTASSAAVLTGSGTIIPLVARGSHHHPHNTRHQPRSQQQLVQQHQHQQAQQQHQPYQHYSYHHPQFGNMAVPVRQHQQPLPPQQPHSGYVYADDGYSTYHHAPSHQQHSSNYISSASSNTRQSNAYATPRRHNSSSNMRHPATVAVSSTPASAPIASNAPTATSQIVPQTTHSNQLQQQHHALLQHADSQLLPSHLKCGMCASLVLASVFVAGTKFYFDHQGTGLEVIIFCAFSATFFLAACLVSLCRIPKGLLSSSGRTESRAAVCHSRGIPGTRRGSGEDGTPAAGCLLEMSDVRYLEERQGVAGDPAVAAAGPPPYHIAILLPEQTSGPLGKQLPLDESPPPSYDKILV